The sequence CCCTGATTATCAGATCCGTCGAATTACAAAATTGCCGCTCTATCTCTTtccatcacagcgtaaacacaatttgacagaaagagataaATGAGTAGGTAAATCAGTTAAAATGGTTTAATTAGACTTTAATACTTTATGATTAAGGGTGTAAGTTTTTAGTTAGAGGACAtgtaaaatcttaaaaatatttgacctTTACCTGTCGTAATGTTTTAAACAGTTAAGATAACTTAATACGTAAGCAACTGCAGTCGAAGTACTAACAATACGTATCGAATAATTAACGAAATAGTATAGTAAAATAGTTAAACGAAATTAAACATAGATGCGCAAAATCcatataatcttttttttgagaattttcattaatttttttttatataaaagcagATTGTATACAgatatagattttaatttaactattaaGTAAGTGAActacaaataaatttgttaattttctaGTGATGGGATTAACAGctgatttagaaaataaatggCTCTATTGGCTTGTACGAAGCTATGATGGCTCAGAACTTCACAGAGCTGTCACAGCTGACAAGATTTCACTTGGTGCTAACGAGgtaagaacaaatttaaatttaatttaattatcggGGTTTTTATTGCAATCAATCATTGATTCAAACATATCAATACATATTTTCGTCTGTTAATTGTTTACGAGTACTTTAGGCATCAACGTCTATTTGTTTAACTTGTATTTCATCgcaaaacaattactattgaAGATTGAATCTAGAAGCATACGTCATGTGCCCTAATAATTTTCAATGCCTCTATGAAATTTTCTTACACgtcttgaatttttaaatagtaacaCGACATTATGGGCTCGGAGCCCACTTAGCTGTCCTATATATACACcgaatacctgcagctgagtttcatcattggAAGTCAAGGCAAAAAAtgcaaaataccatccgtatcatctcgacatccgtcgttccacaactgagcgttttttaagacaatttttgccgcgcacttccactatgtggaaccagttgcctactgaagtattttcaaaacaattcgacttagggtccttcaagaaaagagcataccaattttttaaaggccggcaacacattTACGAGCCTTCCATTGTaagtgttcatgggcggcggtatcacttaacatcagatccggcccgtttgcctcctgttacataaaaaaaactaaacatcgAAAATTTGTACAGCAGGTGACCGGGACTCTAGTCAGTCGCCTCTCAGGCACAGCCACACTCGGTCCATTGTGCTACTTTAGCGAGCGGCTAGTTTGGGTCCAAGATGCATCACGAGCTGTAGTCTCAGACCTTGCGGGCAAATACACTGCAGAACTGATACCAAGAGTTCATGTCATCGCTGTCAGAGATCCTACATTACATGCTAACAGCGGTAAGTATTCATTCAAATTCAAGACACACCCGTCCGACGATTTTATATGGCTGGCTTCTTTAGcataataagaattttagtGAGACGTTAACGACGTGACCCTTCGTAGGCAACGAGccgagtttttttttttttttttacttggggAAATGCATTGCGCATACCCTACGGCGGTGCGACTGCTTAGTGCAGGAGGGAtatgtgggactcgcgaatgggcatacccactaaaaccccaaggcGCAACCAACAATCGCCTAAGGCGGGATGCGGTAACAGCAGAGCCTTATTCGCTACCCGACATGCGATGCGGCGGTTGTGTCCGCCTCTGCCCGCCCATTATAACGAGCCGAGTTATAAAATCTGTATATTTAGCAATGTTTACTAAACTTAGACTATATAGTCATAGTAGCAGTACATATGATCCTTATTAAAATCGgatattttattgacattcacagtatttaattatttaatatttatttttttatattatttacatactcTTTTCCAGAGTCCATAATCGCGATACCAGAAACGATAAATGCTTCAACAATAGCAGTGGAAGGAACATGGGACAAATTCAACGTGACTTGGGCTCCGGCATCGAAGGTTAATGTCAACAGTAGCAGAGTTTATTATGACGTCAGTCTCTCGTTTCCGACTCATCATAAAATTGAGGTAAAGtatgtaaaattttgtttacggCAACGGTTTATAGAACAGATtaagcaaatatttaaaaagaataataatacagagttttatttataattatattgttttttttttagaaaactgTAGTCACGTCATGGCTAGAGGTAGCAGAGCGTAGTATAGATCCATATAGCGCAGTCGAGGTATCAGTACGTGCGCATACGCAGTGGGGTGGAGGCGCGGGGGCACGTGCGAGACTACGTACACCACAAGCCCAGCCCTCCGCTCCCGCTACGCCAAGACTTTACGTACACAGGCACAGGTAATGAGCTCacaacttatattatttttcgtgTAATAGACGTTATTAAACGTCAGATTTATAAGGTTTTAACTCATAGGAATTCAAACGATATAACAGGCACGAAAGTGATAGattaagtaaaatctaaagattGAATTTAATTGACGATTTGATTGATTCAGCGGTTTACTTGGACAGAATCTCGaagaaattaactaaaataatagtaaacgTTGTATGATtcgatattttttgtatagtatGACATGTAAAATATTCCAGCGATGGTACAATGCGTGCAATATTCCGCTGGGGCTCGCCACGTCGCAGTAATGGCATAGTACGGGGTTACGAGGCGCAGTGCTGGGCCGTTCCCCGCGCCCCTCGACCCGCTACCCCTTCAGCGTGTGCTCCCGCCCGACTAGCGCCGCATCACACGCAACTTGTGCTGACACACTTGCAGCATAACACTACATATTACTTCCAGGTTTGtagacatataaaaatatataactagtGTAATATGATCCTATATTTATCTCTTCCTTATTCTACTCTTATCTAATCCCACTGCATCAACACATGAAAGTGCTACTAGTTTActgatatatatacatacagataatgatattaaaaacgTATTGTCGTGTAGCATTTCATTCACTAAAACAACAATTCTTAATAATCTAATTGTAACATACTTTTGCTTTCAGGTTCGGGCCTTTACTGACGCAGGTTATGGCCAATACAGTGAGATCGTTTCCGCATTTTCAGATGAAATCAATCCAATTCCAAAAGTTATGATTTCGTCACAAGAatcgataaaaataattgacctAGGCACGGGTGATAGTGAGATAATACCTAAAAGTACTGGAATACCCTTAGATTTTGCTATAGACATCGAAGAAAATATTGCATATTGGGTGAATGACCTTGAAGAAATTTTTTCTTCACGAATTAATGGCAGTGGACATTATAAGGTACGTCAATTATTTACTCAATGATGAACTAAAGTAAGAACTAAAAAATCTGTAAAGCACTTGCTTTTAActagtaaacatattttatttaaagtggaATCttctatagatatttttattaattagaattattgtatattatgtttactACTATAACTAAATGAAGAGGAACCATACAATGGTAATAATAGAGTTAAAAGAAAGTAGAGAGggattatattaaacaaacaattataaattttcttgCAGCTTACATCCATAAATGGCACAGCAACGAGCATATGCGTTGATTGGGTTAGTCGATCGGTCTACTGGTCACAGTTAGAGCGGGCATCTATAGAGTCACACGTAGTGTACCGTGCCGATTTGGGCCTGCCCAACACGCGCCCGCGTATTACTAGAGTGCTTAAGAGACACCAAAGAATACATAGCTTGCAAGTTGTACCCTCGATGAGGTATGATAAactttttgtaatgtttgctTATTAATCACCTGCATAACTTTCTTCTTCAAAtcaattaataacattatctTATCCAAAGCTTGTTCCTAGTCCAAATACATGTGCAGAGTTCCGTTGAAATAACTATACAAAAGTAGGGTAAttcttacatatttttattattttaggtcATTATTCTGGTATGAAGAAAGTAATCACACGGGATTTGGGACTCTATTGACGTCTAATATCAATGGCTCAAATGTGAGGCCATTCTTCAATTACTCTGACAGTTCAGAGCTAGACTTCAGAGATGACTGTAACTGCCCTGAAAATCCTCAAATAGCAAAATCATTTGTTATCGATCTGACTAATGATATTGAGATTTTCTTTATTGATCCTTGGTTGTATAGAATTGTGGCAACTGATATAACGGGTTGTCACTGTAGAGTAGTCGTTGATGCTACtgagaaaaagaaatatgacTTCATACCGATGTCCCTAACTGTTGATAGTAAATACATTTACTGGTACAACTCATCAGAAAGGTCAATATTCTATacaaacaaattcaaaaagaACAAAATAGACCAAGTGAAGTCCACTTTCGGTTATAAAATAATGGCGTTGGATGTTTCTAATCAACCGTACCCGCCGAGACCCTGCCTATTCCCGAATGCCGAAAAACTTATACCGCGAGTACTATCTAATTCAGCGAACAGCATCAAGATGCAGAtgccaataataataaagccgaATAACTGTAGCAAATTAGAATACGAGATGACGTTAACAGAATACACAGTATTATACCGCTTACATAGCAACGACTCAACGCCTTGTGACAGAGATTCCTGTTTTCATTTAACAACAACGaatactgaaataatattgaatgatCTTAAACCATTCACGAATTATACCGTGAGGATTGAAGTCACCAACTATTACGCGAAATTGCATGAGATGAAGCCTATCATTGGTCCAATGTGCTTATTGCAGACGGCAGCTGAAGGTAAGCTAAAGAGTATGATGGTCTATCAATTTAATTCCAGTTTTTAATAGTGAGATTGAAAAGTAGAGCTTAAATTGCGatcaatttcatattatttcgCCGTATgtgtttttcatttattcattctTTTAATTCCAGCCCCAACAGCGCCCAAAAACGTAACGGGTACAGTTTTAAGCCCAGTGTTAGCCCGAGTTGAGTGGACTCCTGAGCCTGGTTTATGGTACGAACTTCATTGGCGAACTGACGATTCACCATCTTTACCGCATCGTAAAGGttagtttaaattactttGTAAGAGTGTTATCAATATTGGTTACATAATTAATGAACATTTTTCCTGCATCGTTAGGATATCTTAGTTGAATTAAACGAAAATATTAccgtaaaataaatagtattatggtaatttattttaattcctaATCTCATAAACAATCtagtaactttaaaaaaaatctttgaaaaatTTCCAAGTGGCGGTAATTTGTGTATAAATTTTACAGAGCACAACACATTCGAAGTATCAGAAGGCGGTAGTGCAATAATGACGCCTCTATCCCCTAGCACGCTATACACAGTTTGGGTGCGCGCACGTTCACGTCACTCCGCCGTATCTGCTGACTCTTTGCCATTGCGTTTGCGCACGTTTCCGCCCCCAGCGCCCATATCCCTTAAGAACGCTACGGCGTATACCTTAACAGTTATATGGCCAGCACCAACCAGTTATACGTTGAACCAGTaagttataaacattttaaacgtATCGTAATCCTGTAATAGCTATTGAATCTTTTCTCCTTGTTACGTACCTTGCATCAAACGAGACAAAACATATTGAATTGATTTAGGCTTATAGTAGGCACATTACCCCATATTATTCATCATAGTGTAgttgtttctttttattagtTCCCCTTTGATAGGATGAAGCTTTTCAATAATTAGTCATAGTTTAAATAAGATATGGCAATGGTAACAAAACTTACGTACTtaaataaatggtttattgtaataaattaactcAATCCTTTTGTATTGTATGAACTGTTTGTAGTTTtcaatcaaaaattatatacataaaaattgcTTGAACAGATACAAGCGCCAATTTATTACGGTGTTTCAAGTCCTTTCAGACAATCATGAGCACTTGTAGTACAGTAAATCAAAGACTATATTAACAAACACCTAATTTCGTAATGTTTCAGATACCTTGTTGAGTACAGCGAAACGGGCGGTACAACTGATCTTTGGTTGCCTTGTATACAAAGTGGAAACGCGGAATGGGCTGCCACAGATCTGCGTCCGAAAACAAAATACCGATTTCGATTGCGTTTGCAATACGTCAATAATACGCTCCCCTACTTCTGGCCACGAGACTACAACTTTGTATTTGAAACTTTCGGTAAGATTTTTGCACTCGTAACTTGTTTCTGACATTCGAAATAAAcaagaagaaaataaattattctctACGTCGGCcatgtttaattgttttatattttatatcttacaAAAGTAACGAATAAGCTACAATCCAGTGTTTATAAACACAGTAGGCATATTACAAGAATaaagcttaaaataaaatttgaaacttattaatactattaaaatcatttcttCATCATAGATAAGTGCATATACtttattgcaattttatttggcggctgtgcaccaatagactctctttctatgtgcgcatttaacatttgctcgaacggtgaagaaaaacaacGTGAataaaccgacatgtcttagacccaaaaagtcgacggcgtgtgttggTGGTGCTGGTGCTGATCTCCTACttgccatttaataaaatgatcatgaaacagattcagaaatctgaggccaagacctaaaagaggttgtagcgccaccgatttattttattttgtctatcTAAATGAGACATGCGATGTTcttgtgatatttaaaattaactacgGTAGATACATCAAAGCAAATGTAATATTTCGTCTAGGTGACGTTCCTGGACCTCCAGGCGTCCTACGTGTAGAAGCCGTGGGAGAAAAGATGGTTCGAGCCTGGTGGGCAGAACCGGACCCACGCGGGGATCCTGTGACACACTACCGAATTTGGGGCACTCCTAGAAACAGGTTTGTGCACTGTATATAccctttataaaattttcaaatgttatatatttagcaTAACATTTGTCTAAAGAATTAGAAAACACATGATTTAAAGTTAAAGTTAAATTGTCTAAATGTTTCCTTCATCAAAAGCCTCTTAAATtccaatatacatttaatatttttaaggtttgtattttaacaatggtattttattataattggtaTTATAATTAGTAGGATTGAGCATATCGATGATAATTCGTTGAGCAACGTGAGTGAACTATTACGGGCAGATCTTCCAACCGACATTGATGATGAATTGAAGACGCGAATTATACGTGAAGGATTGGAACTGTTACACAATGGAACTGGTGAGAtgtttatgatttatttatttcatttaatatttgtatttcagTTCCACATAACAACGATAATATGAAGAATATAGCGACAGAGTACcagcagccttgcgattctgtaactcacttttcgaactctcacagcggttttcgtagcggcggtcgcgctcaaatcagtcgtgaagcagtcattttatgatttggcattctgataaacaataaactacaagctccctccgcttgtcaagtcgtaatgtgaaattgcttaacagaataccatgagattccaaaaatgacgtgagtgacgaagggagcgttgttagtgcgaggtgaactcacggattaacagaatcgcacggcaGGTATTCATAAATTACCTCTATGAATACTTTCTGGTACTCTGAACATCCATCGGATAATTACTTGTTTACATTACttattacaatatacataaaacCCGTCCGAGAATAATTCATCGAAACAACCTATAATTAATCTTTAAAAGTTaagacaaattaatatttgttgttAATTTCACAGCTATttcaactttattaatttaaagtaacaTAAGCTTATATTTCTTCCTTACAGAAAGCTACTGGTTAATCGGATCGGGTGAGATAGGTGCAGGGTATATCGCCCGTGTACAGGCTCGTAACTCGTATGGGTGGGGTGAGCTGTCCCCAGCAGGGGAATTGCATGCAGCGCCCCTTATTCACCCAGCGAGACCTCACCCGGCTGCGTTAGCTATGGCAATATTCACGCTTGCAGTTATTGTCCTAGCTGTTGCGTTGGCCTTGTTTTACAGTAAGTAGGCGTTGTCATTTACGTGTGTTCCTAagaattatgtatttacaaagcttattttaaagtacatatttacttcaatattaaaaaatgttatagtaGATTTGACCTACTAGGTTTAAAATTTAGAGTTTTTTCTAggttataataaaagaaataagaaaaaagcGGCTCTAGAAAATCAAGTTACATCCCCGGTGATACGGAGGGGTCCAGACGTAGAACTGGCTACTTTGCGTCAATTGCCTATTAGACATTCTACTAATATTCTTTACAACCAGGTATAGTGCAAgagcaattatttttttttataaatcttcaTTTTCCTTTTAAGTAGTTGAAACAGCAGTAGCTAAATTTTGCTAATATTTGTGGTAATGTATTATGACTATATGTTCAGAAATTAATGTACTGAAATgatgataatttatatttggatGCAGGGTGTATATTGTCCGTCGGACGCAGAACTAGCTGCGTTACCTCATATACGACGAGAGCAGATCACGTTAACTAAGTTTCTTGGCTCAGGAGCGTTTGGTGAAGTGTTTGAGGGACACGCAAGACAAATCGACAGTACTACTCCCAACGCTAAAGTTGCTGTTAAGGTGAGTCGAGATATTTTAGTAACATTATCAGTTTAAATcctctatatataatttactacaactaaattaaaagtttaatgtTAAACAGATATTTACCGATTAAAAAGAACATCggaatgtttaaattaaaataattatttaatacaatttttttaatatctcgGTATTTCTTAACTATTgcatgttttttaaaattcaacagaatatctttttctttgaataattaattttgttatttgtcaAAATTTCATAGCAAAGTCgcattttataactaaaaagagactataaaataaattgagtACTATGCTATATTATATCTTTCAGACACTACGAAAAGGTGCCACTGAGCAGGAAAAGACGGAATTCCTAAAAGAAGCTGCTTTAATGTCTAACTTCAAACACGAACACATATTACGATTACTAGGAGTTTGTCTCGATAACGACCCGAATTACATTATTATGGAACTTATGGAAGGAGGAGATCTACTAAGCTATCTTAGAGCGAAACGATCCTCTTTGGTAAGTGTTTCTTGCTTGTAAAAATCATAGTTGATGAATTAATTACAAGCAAAGGCATATCCATGATATTGACTTTAACTAGTTATTAGAGCAGGTGATTAGTGATTAGGAGGAAACAAGTGTGGACAGCGACTGATTAGTGCAGGTGATTAGTTGGCTACGTAGTAACGTGATTAGAAACGTCTTCTATTTTTAGTTGGTAGCTTGCACCATGAATGGGTCTTCTATTAATCCATTTTCGAACCCATACTTTTCTTGGTCTTGCAAGTTCAGCTTCCAAAACTTCTTAGGTTTCAAATAGCACCGCGTTTAATACTTCTTTCAATTGCAAGCGCGCTTCTCGATGTTTGTCCAAACTTGCTGATCAACAGCTATCGACAACTAATTTACTTAACAGAGCCACTAAACAAGAATTGGACACTACTTGCACTAATCATCCTCAATTACTAATCACTTGCACTCGCactaatcaaagtgaatacaTACGTGTGTGATAGCGGCACTTGCTAGTTATAAGATTCATTTTGATTATTCgacaattgtattttattttagcattaAACAGTGTATTAACccacaaatatttgtttagggTACTCCAGAATCCCTAACACTACTGGATCTTCTCAACATGTGCGTCGATGTCACAAAAGGCTGTCGGTATTTAGAAGAGATGCATTTTGTCCATCGTGACTTGGCCTGTCGCAATTGCCTGGTCGCGGTGCGTGACGGTAGACGAATTGTCAAAATAGGAGACTTTGGCCTAGCCAGGGATATTTATAAGAACGACTACTATCGGAAAGAAGGAGAAGGtaaattcatttataaaaatcaatttatttaatctgtTATGGTAATGGAATTTGTTATAAGTAATATCATTGTGTTAACGTTCTTTTTACctagtataatttatatattcacgatttatattgaaacatttaaatttcagttaTTTTGCGAATTGCTTGAAAGATATCACTAGTAAATTaaacgtaattttttatatctattttattttagattaagtttgttaacttaaataacaattttataaaaggtTTGCTACCGGTTCGCTGGATGGCAGTGGAATGTttagtcgacggcgtgttcTCGTGTCAGTCTGATGTGTGGGCTTGGGGCGTACTTTGTTGGGAGGTAAGTTAAATTCCCGCAATCTTTTTTGGCAGTTTACTCTTGGGTTAATATCTCAATTTTAGTTTCTTTAAGGCCCaattcatttcatttaaatagcGAATTTAGTTTTTGTCTTAATATCGCTATGACTTAAACAACGGTTAACTTTCTCTGACTGAGCGTTGTCTCTGATCTAACATCACCAGTGATATAGTGACTTTTCTAAGTGCACAATTAGTACTTCTTTGTACTGTACAAGCAATGCGAaaatcgtgaagaaaccggc is a genomic window of Pieris napi chromosome 2, ilPieNapi1.2, whole genome shotgun sequence containing:
- the LOC125063053 gene encoding proto-oncogene tyrosine-protein kinase ROS isoform X5 produces the protein MSPPVNWHKCLVLLGLALSARTIGCDYSSITEKFGAEAVARCSEKCPFQNRTGEGHFDVNCGSDCSVEQCRMGCSLWLEGLDVSCQSACNVTSEAALSRELYCVMGCNEALNTYFQMIKDLIGTPPAPALVADSLTATSLSLVWEAPNLGNFTYLVQWRYEELPGSWQYYSNSSHSDRSIIHVENLRPYTKYRFRVAIFLSGRNGAGEPVYSAPSVVILTSDSGKPSSAPASLRAAAPDSSRVAISWEPGPFPNGQIISYVLRLADTQPNTIDVLEDMPASNKNLFYMFQNLAPARQYNVSVAMRNAVGEGPRAYVLISTPSLPTSVPSQQPILILGGEHNILAASANDMLSDPVEELYSTEHIITGVGVDVSSDNLFISVSNGFVYKSSLSKKTPPEAILSPKTIDYKPLDLSVDWLNQHLYVLGEVYYYKGSNRTNSSLYPSWIISRCDFDGKNGIVASSGFNSRPIHFEVDAYNGYLFWALRGIERGGLYRLDLANISNGVKHDCRPKQIVYDANLGAFTVDHADFRLLVTHIRRNTVLAVSLDGREVSDFRSNTQRPMFFSPRSIAYANGLFYWTNGNEILMEEYHPKRDSYFHNEYPVTYNTKTIATREVLVALRSCQPIPVPVNPPLGVQAVMGINRAKVSWSAPHLLGHQGTGAWQQWTFHLQLTNIITGETIGIKNINETTHIVDNIEQDTQYVIRIAAVTQSGSGPWSSEFIGKTLKSSPTTLQSTLLWSGPDGLLQTDLTGDNLQTLIDRNYLELQHLYITDISWYRDQLYLVTNASTVMWYNSTTHGKGFMPNMDNVGSLAVDWVGKKIYWSNPKQQLITRSNFDGSNKEPVPIVTVAKELTIDSLGAYIYWNTGHAVEAARLNGENKIIYYPAQLFSGKQVMGLTADLENKWLYWLVRSYDGSELHRAVTADKISLGANEQVTGTLVSRLSGTATLGPLCYFSERLVWVQDASRAVVSDLAGKYTAELIPRVHVIAVRDPTLHANSESIIAIPETINASTIAVEGTWDKFNVTWAPASKVNVNSSRVYYDVSLSFPTHHKIEKTVVTSWLEVAERSIDPYSAVEVSVRAHTQWGGGAGARARLRTPQAQPSAPATPRLYVHRHSDGTMRAIFRWGSPRRSNGIVRGYEAQCWAVPRAPRPATPSACAPARLAPHHTQLVLTHLQHNTTYYFQVRAFTDAGYGQYSEIVSAFSDEINPIPKVMISSQESIKIIDLGTGDSEIIPKSTGIPLDFAIDIEENIAYWVNDLEEIFSSRINGSGHYKLTSINGTATSICVDWVSRSVYWSQLERASIESHVVYRADLGLPNTRPRITRVLKRHQRIHSLQVVPSMRSLFWYEESNHTGFGTLLTSNINGSNVRPFFNYSDSSELDFRDDCNCPENPQIAKSFVIDLTNDIEIFFIDPWLYRIVATDITGCHCRVVVDATEKKKYDFIPMSLTVDSKYIYWYNSSERSIFYTNKFKKNKIDQVKSTFGYKIMALDVSNQPYPPRPCLFPNAEKLIPRVLSNSANSIKMQMPIIIKPNNCSKLEYEMTLTEYTVLYRLHSNDSTPCDRDSCFHLTTTNTEIILNDLKPFTNYTVRIEVTNYYAKLHEMKPIIGPMCLLQTAAEAPTAPKNVTGTVLSPVLARVEWTPEPGLWYELHWRTDDSPSLPHRKEHNTFEVSEGGSAIMTPLSPSTLYTVWVRARSRHSAVSADSLPLRLRTFPPPAPISLKNATAYTLTVIWPAPTSYTLNQYLVEYSETGGTTDLWLPCIQSGNAEWAATDLRPKTKYRFRLRLQYVNNTLPYFWPRDYNFVFETFGDVPGPPGVLRVEAVGEKMVRAWWAEPDPRGDPVTHYRIWGTPRNSRIEHIDDNSLSNVSELLRADLPTDIDDELKTRIIREGLELLHNGTESYWLIGSGEIGAGYIARVQARNSYGWGELSPAGELHAAPLIHPARPHPAALAMAIFTLAVIVLAVALALFYSYNKRNKKKAALENQVTSPVIRRGPDVELATLRQLPIRHSTNILYNQGVYCPSDAELAALPHIRREQITLTKFLGSGAFGEVFEGHARQIDSTTPNAKVAVKTLRKGATEQEKTEFLKEAALMSNFKHEHILRLLGVCLDNDPNYIIMELMEGGDLLSYLRAKRSSLGTPESLTLLDLLNMCVDVTKGCRYLEEMHFVHRDLACRNCLVAVRDGRRIVKIGDFGLARDIYKNDYYRKEGEGLLPVRWMAVECLVDGVFSCQSDVWAWGVLCWEVLSLGQQPYPGRTNRQVLGYVRAGGTPDRPPNCPHALYELLQKCWSYAAEARPSFRQCLRIVTSLRDITLPDPLPVSPPETTHHYLQLLGDDEDLPEQQMEPSHLLPQRTPKYLELMYDSDSPPGTICDGYEIPRSPLSYAPFSRHSIVGVAPNRLIKPPLYRTHSLRTNMRPPNATIIPLRNGIVKRASLCEGVQSTFLREPSTSRSRQDFKQIKTPL